One region of Brassica napus cultivar Da-Ae chromosome A10, Da-Ae, whole genome shotgun sequence genomic DNA includes:
- the LOC111213818 gene encoding pre-mRNA-processing protein 40A isoform X3: protein MSNNPPQSSGAQFRAMVPGQQGQQFVPAASQQPFHHPYGHVPPNVQSQFSQQLFPVRPGQPGHIASSSPPVVGFGTSGPPPFSSSYSFTPSSYGQQQPTPHMHASGSVPPAANSWPAPPVIQSTTLVSPVQQTPATPTDPGNLTPQSASDWMEHTSADGRKYYYNKQTKQSSWEKPLELMTPLERADASTVWKEFTTAEGRKYYYNKVTKESKWTIPEDLKLAREQAELASAKRSHSEDESTSLSRITASSSDLAVSTPVTAVVPSTSSTIPGHSTSPIPAGLAVPVTRPPPVASVTPTFAATSDTEATAMKLDNLSSQGAYESNDGAPAPNNEVDYKEISVNGKSNMTPAGDKANVEEPMMYATKQEAKAAFKSLLESVNVQSDWTWEQTTKEIVHDKRYGALRTLGERKQAFNEYLGQRKKVEAEERRWRQKKAREEFVKMLEECEELSSSMKWSKALSLFENDERFKAVDRPRDREDLFDNYIVELERKEREKAVVEHRQKMAEYRKFLETCDYIKASTQWRKIQDRLEDDERCSCLEKIDRLIGFEDYINDLEKEEEELKRVEKEHVRRAERKNRDAFRTLLEEHVAAGILTAKTYWLEYCIEVRDLPQYQAVASNLSGSTPKDLFEDITEELDKQYHEDKSRVKDAMKSRKVSMVSSWMFEDFKSALSEDLSSQPISDINLKLIYNDLVERMKEKEEKEARKFQRLAEEFTNLLRTFKEINAASNWEDVKQLVEESQEYRSIGDDNVSRGLFEEYITSLQEKAKEKERKRDEEKSRKEKDKEEKEKRKDKEKERREKEREREKERSSKREESDGDVDVSEGQKEEKRKGKDRDRKHRRRHHNSDDDVSSDRDDREESKKSSSRKHGNDRKKSRKHANTPESDSESRHKRQKKEQRESSRRGGNDELEDGEVGEDGEIRL, encoded by the exons ATGTCGAACAATCCTCCTCAGTCCTCTGGTGCCCAG TTTCGGGCGATGGTTCCTGGGCAACAAGGTCAGCAATTTGTTCCTGCAGCTTCACAACAGCCGTTTCATCACCCCTACGGACATGTACCACCAAATGTTCAAAGTCAGTTTTCTCAGCAGCTTTTTCCAGTGAGACCAGGTCAGCCTGGACATATTGCATCATCATCACCTCCAGTTGTAGGCTTTGGTACATCTGGACCACctccattttcttcttcatattca TTTACACCTTCATCTTATGGTCAGCAACAACCAACTCCGCACATGCATGCATCTGGTAGTGTCCCACCAGCAGCCAACTCTTGGCCTGCTCCTCCTGTTATTCAAAGTACAACACTTGTTTCCCCTGTTCAGCAGACACCAGCCACTCCCACTGACCCA GGAAATCTAACTCCACAATCTGCATCTGACTGGATGGAGCATACATCTGCTGATGGTAGAAA GTATTATTATAACAAGCAGACTAAACAATCAAGTTGGGAAAAACCTCTTGAACTGATGACACCACTTGAG AGGGCAGATGCATCCACTGTGTGGAAGGAATTTACAACAGCTGAAGGAAGGAA ATATTATTATAACAAGGTTACAAAGGAGTCTAAGTGGACAATTCCGGAAGATTTAAAG TTAGCTCGGGAACAAGCCGAATTAGCTAGTGCAAAGAGGTCCCATTCCGAAGATGAATCGACCTCTCTATCCCGCATTACTGCATCCTCGTCTGATCTAGCTGTTAGCACTCCTGTTACCGCTGTTGTTCCCAGTACATCTTCAACAATTCCTGGGCATTCTACAAGTCCTATTCCAGCGGGTTTGGCTGTACCTGTCACCCGTCCTCCCCCTGTTGCTTCTGTTACTCCAACGTTTGCTGCAACTAGTGATACTGAGGCTACTGCAAT GAAATTGGATAATTTATCGTCTCAGGGGGCATATGAATCAAATGATGGAGCGCCAGCACCAAATAATGAG GTTGATTATAAGGAAATTTCGGTGAATGGAAAATCCAATATGACACCTGCTGGTGACAAAGCAAACGTTGAGGAGCCGATGATGTATGCTACTAAGCAG GAGGCCAAAGCTGCTTTCAAGTCTCTTTTGGAATCTGTAAATGTTCAGTCCGACTGGACATGGGAACAG ACAACGAAAGAGATTGTTCATGATAAAAGATATGGTGCTTTGAGGACACTCGGTGAGCGGAAACAAGCTTTTAACGAG TATCTCGGTCAACGGAAAAAAGTGGAAGCCGAGGAAAGGCGATGGAGACAGAAGAAAGCGCGGGAAGAATTTGTAAAGATGCTAGAG GAGTGTGAAGAATTATCATCATCCATGAAATGGAG CAAAGCTTTGAGTTTGTTTGAAAATGATGAGCGTTTTAAAGCTGTTGATCGCCCAAGGGATCGTGAAGATCTTTTTGACAATTATATTGTGGAACTTGAGAGGAAG GAAAGAGAGAAGGCAGTGGTAGAACATCGGCAGAAGATGGCAGAGTATCGGAAGTTTCTTGAAACCTGTGACTATATCAAA GCAAGTACACAATGGAGAAAAATTCAGGATAGACTGGAGGATGATGAAAGATGCTCATGTCTTGAAAAAATAGATCGTTTGATTGGTTTTGAG GATTACATTAATGACCTGGAGAAGGAGGAAGAGGAGCTGAAGAGGGTAGAGAAG GAACATGTTAGGCGCGCTGAAAGAAAAAACCGTGATGCATTTCGTACACTACTGGAAGAACATGTCGCTGCTGGCATCCTTACAGCCAAGACGTACTGGTTGGAATATTGCATTGAG GTAAGAGACTTGCCTCAATACCAAGCTGTTGCATCTAATTTGTCTGGCTCAACTCCGAAAGACTTGTTCGAAGATATCACGGAAGAATTAGACAAGCAG TATCACGAGGACAAGAGTCGCGTAAAGGATGCGATGAAGTCGAGGAAG GTTTCCATGGTCTCCTCATGGATGTTTGAAGATTTTAAATCTGCTCTTTCAGAAGATCTCAGTTCTCAACCAATATCAGACATAAATTTAAAG CTCATATATAATGACTTGGTTGAGAggatgaaggaaaaagaagaaaaagaagccaGAAAGTTTCAGCGTTTGGCTGAAGAGTTTACCAATCTTTTGCGCACTTTCAAG GAAATAAACGCAGCTTCAAATTGGGAAGATGTCAAACAACTAGTTGAAGAAAGTCAAGAGTACAG ATCGATTGGAGATGATAATGTTAGCAGAGGGCTTTTTGAGGAATACATAACAAGTTTACAGGAAAAAGCAAAGGAGAAGGAGCGTAAGCGTGATGAGGAAAAG AGTAGGAAAGAGAAGGATaaggaggagaaagagaagcggaaagacaaggagaaggagagAAGGGAAAAGGAAAGAGAACGCGAAAAAGAGAGGAGTAGCAAAAGGGAGGAATCGGATGGTGATGTAGATGTGAGTGAAGGTCAGAAAGAGGAGAAACGAAAAGGAAAAGATCGAGACAGAAAACATAGGAGACGCCATCACAATTCTGATGATGATGTCAGTTCTGATAGGGATGACAGAGAGGAGTCGAAGAAGTCATCATCCCGTAAACATGGTAATGATCGCAAAAAATCAAGAAAG CACGCAAACACACCAGAATCAGACAGTGAAAGTCGGCATAAAAGACAGAAGAAAGAGCAGCGTGAGAGTAGTCGTCGAGGTGGTAATGATGAGTTAGAGGATGGAGAGGTTGGGGAAGATGGTGAAATCAGACTTTAA
- the LOC111213818 gene encoding pre-mRNA-processing protein 40A isoform X2, with product MSNNPPQSSGAQFRAMVPGQQGQQFVPAASQQPFHHPYGHVPPNVQSQFSQQLFPVRPGQPGHIASSSPPVVGFGTSGPPPFSSSYSFTPSSYGQQQPTPHMHASGSVPPAANSWPAPPVIQSTTLVSPVQQTPATPTDPGNLTPQSASDWMEHTSADGRKYYYNKQTKQSSWEKPLELMTPLERADASTVWKEFTTAEGRKYYYNKVTKESKWTIPEDLKLAREQAELASAKRSHSEDESTSLSRITASSSDLAVSTPVTAVVPSTSSTIPGHSTSPIPAGLAVPVTRPPPVASVTPTFAATSDTEATAMKLDNLSSQGAYESNDGAPAPNNEVDYKEISVNGKSNMTPAGDKANVEEPMMYATKQEAKAAFKSLLESVNVQSDWTWEQTTKEIVHDKRYGALRTLGERKQAFNEYLGQRKKVEAEERRWRQKKAREEFVKMLEECEELSSSMKWSKALSLFENDERFKAVDRPRDREDLFDNYIVELERKEREKAVVEHRQKMAEYRKFLETCDYIKASTQWRKIQDRLEDDERCSCLEKIDRLIGFEDYINDLEKEEEELKRVEKEHVRRAERKNRDAFRTLLEEHVAAGILTAKTYWLEYCIEVRDLPQYQAVASNLSGSTPKDLFEDITEELDKQYHEDKSRVKDAMKSRKVSMVSSWMFEDFKSALSEDLSSQPISDINLKLIYNDLVERMKEKEEKEARKFQRLAEEFTNLLRTFKEINAASNWEDVKQLVEESQEYRSIGDDNVSRGLFEEYITSLQEKAKEKERKRDEEKFQSRKEKDKEEKEKRKDKEKERREKEREREKERSSKREESDGDVDVSEGQKEEKRKGKDRDRKHRRRHHNSDDDVSSDRDDREESKKSSSRKHGNDRKKSRKHANTPESDSESRHKRQKKEQRESSRRGGNDELEDGEVGEDGEIRL from the exons ATGTCGAACAATCCTCCTCAGTCCTCTGGTGCCCAG TTTCGGGCGATGGTTCCTGGGCAACAAGGTCAGCAATTTGTTCCTGCAGCTTCACAACAGCCGTTTCATCACCCCTACGGACATGTACCACCAAATGTTCAAAGTCAGTTTTCTCAGCAGCTTTTTCCAGTGAGACCAGGTCAGCCTGGACATATTGCATCATCATCACCTCCAGTTGTAGGCTTTGGTACATCTGGACCACctccattttcttcttcatattca TTTACACCTTCATCTTATGGTCAGCAACAACCAACTCCGCACATGCATGCATCTGGTAGTGTCCCACCAGCAGCCAACTCTTGGCCTGCTCCTCCTGTTATTCAAAGTACAACACTTGTTTCCCCTGTTCAGCAGACACCAGCCACTCCCACTGACCCA GGAAATCTAACTCCACAATCTGCATCTGACTGGATGGAGCATACATCTGCTGATGGTAGAAA GTATTATTATAACAAGCAGACTAAACAATCAAGTTGGGAAAAACCTCTTGAACTGATGACACCACTTGAG AGGGCAGATGCATCCACTGTGTGGAAGGAATTTACAACAGCTGAAGGAAGGAA ATATTATTATAACAAGGTTACAAAGGAGTCTAAGTGGACAATTCCGGAAGATTTAAAG TTAGCTCGGGAACAAGCCGAATTAGCTAGTGCAAAGAGGTCCCATTCCGAAGATGAATCGACCTCTCTATCCCGCATTACTGCATCCTCGTCTGATCTAGCTGTTAGCACTCCTGTTACCGCTGTTGTTCCCAGTACATCTTCAACAATTCCTGGGCATTCTACAAGTCCTATTCCAGCGGGTTTGGCTGTACCTGTCACCCGTCCTCCCCCTGTTGCTTCTGTTACTCCAACGTTTGCTGCAACTAGTGATACTGAGGCTACTGCAAT GAAATTGGATAATTTATCGTCTCAGGGGGCATATGAATCAAATGATGGAGCGCCAGCACCAAATAATGAG GTTGATTATAAGGAAATTTCGGTGAATGGAAAATCCAATATGACACCTGCTGGTGACAAAGCAAACGTTGAGGAGCCGATGATGTATGCTACTAAGCAG GAGGCCAAAGCTGCTTTCAAGTCTCTTTTGGAATCTGTAAATGTTCAGTCCGACTGGACATGGGAACAG ACAACGAAAGAGATTGTTCATGATAAAAGATATGGTGCTTTGAGGACACTCGGTGAGCGGAAACAAGCTTTTAACGAG TATCTCGGTCAACGGAAAAAAGTGGAAGCCGAGGAAAGGCGATGGAGACAGAAGAAAGCGCGGGAAGAATTTGTAAAGATGCTAGAG GAGTGTGAAGAATTATCATCATCCATGAAATGGAG CAAAGCTTTGAGTTTGTTTGAAAATGATGAGCGTTTTAAAGCTGTTGATCGCCCAAGGGATCGTGAAGATCTTTTTGACAATTATATTGTGGAACTTGAGAGGAAG GAAAGAGAGAAGGCAGTGGTAGAACATCGGCAGAAGATGGCAGAGTATCGGAAGTTTCTTGAAACCTGTGACTATATCAAA GCAAGTACACAATGGAGAAAAATTCAGGATAGACTGGAGGATGATGAAAGATGCTCATGTCTTGAAAAAATAGATCGTTTGATTGGTTTTGAG GATTACATTAATGACCTGGAGAAGGAGGAAGAGGAGCTGAAGAGGGTAGAGAAG GAACATGTTAGGCGCGCTGAAAGAAAAAACCGTGATGCATTTCGTACACTACTGGAAGAACATGTCGCTGCTGGCATCCTTACAGCCAAGACGTACTGGTTGGAATATTGCATTGAG GTAAGAGACTTGCCTCAATACCAAGCTGTTGCATCTAATTTGTCTGGCTCAACTCCGAAAGACTTGTTCGAAGATATCACGGAAGAATTAGACAAGCAG TATCACGAGGACAAGAGTCGCGTAAAGGATGCGATGAAGTCGAGGAAG GTTTCCATGGTCTCCTCATGGATGTTTGAAGATTTTAAATCTGCTCTTTCAGAAGATCTCAGTTCTCAACCAATATCAGACATAAATTTAAAG CTCATATATAATGACTTGGTTGAGAggatgaaggaaaaagaagaaaaagaagccaGAAAGTTTCAGCGTTTGGCTGAAGAGTTTACCAATCTTTTGCGCACTTTCAAG GAAATAAACGCAGCTTCAAATTGGGAAGATGTCAAACAACTAGTTGAAGAAAGTCAAGAGTACAG ATCGATTGGAGATGATAATGTTAGCAGAGGGCTTTTTGAGGAATACATAACAAGTTTACAGGAAAAAGCAAAGGAGAAGGAGCGTAAGCGTGATGAGGAAAAG TTTCAGAGTAGGAAAGAGAAGGATaaggaggagaaagagaagcggaaagacaaggagaaggagagAAGGGAAAAGGAAAGAGAACGCGAAAAAGAGAGGAGTAGCAAAAGGGAGGAATCGGATGGTGATGTAGATGTGAGTGAAGGTCAGAAAGAGGAGAAACGAAAAGGAAAAGATCGAGACAGAAAACATAGGAGACGCCATCACAATTCTGATGATGATGTCAGTTCTGATAGGGATGACAGAGAGGAGTCGAAGAAGTCATCATCCCGTAAACATGGTAATGATCGCAAAAAATCAAGAAAG CACGCAAACACACCAGAATCAGACAGTGAAAGTCGGCATAAAAGACAGAAGAAAGAGCAGCGTGAGAGTAGTCGTCGAGGTGGTAATGATGAGTTAGAGGATGGAGAGGTTGGGGAAGATGGTGAAATCAGACTTTAA